A segment of the Eubalaena glacialis isolate mEubGla1 chromosome 14, mEubGla1.1.hap2.+ XY, whole genome shotgun sequence genome:
ATGGTTATAGAATCGTGTGAGCCTCTGCGCAGAGCCTGGGGCAAGCCTATTTGCTGAGGATAACTTTTACAAAAGTCATTACTTAATTTGGGCACAAGTGCAACTGTCTTCCATGTGGCTGAGAAATGCGAGGGAATTTGTGAAGTACGGAGGTGAGAAATACGCACTTCGAAAAGAGTCTCACTTTGAGACATGTGCCCCTGAGTGATACAGGCAGTTGTAGTGTTCCGGGGGCCTGGGCCACCCAGGGAGAGATAAGTATGCAAATGTCATCAGAAGATTCCTTTTCTTCAAGCTAATATGACTGCATCGGAACATTTTTCTAAGCATTAGATgctttcccctctcctctcctcagtgATACCTAAACGATGGATTTgtctaaggaaaaaaattgagagaGAAATGCTAGTTTGAATTGATTCTTAAATGTAAGCAAAAATGAAGGGAAGACAGTCACCCTACCAACCCCTGCCCAAAACTCCACTGTTGTTTGAAGCACAGTTATAAAATGCATCATGGAGTCTTGTGCTGTCTTCTTAATTTCTGcatatatgtttgtgtatgtgtgtgtatatatatatatattttactgggttggccaaaaagttccttctgGTTTTttcgtaagatgttatggaaaaacccgaacaaacttttggccaaccctataTATATAGTGtctatgtgtatatacatttagGAGAGCTGGAGCAGAATGCGTGGTTTGGCAATAAGAAGGCTTCAATGATAAAAGCACTATGAAAGCTAAAAAGAAATCTCTAATCAatgttgccttttattttttatttctcagtgtccttgcaCCTTTGGTATcatcttattaaaaatgcaagaaacatacAAATCTGAAGAGGCACATTctgataaaaagatgaaaataaagaagatcCTAGCAGCTTATATTCACACTGAGTACGTTAAATGGCTAAATAAGCCCACTTAAAATATCCTTCCAGTGAGCAAGGAACTACTGTTTAGATGCCATAATTCCTTAATAAAGAGATGCACCCAAGTGACTGAATGAGATTCTCTGGAAGTTTACGGAGCCATATTTATATGTGCAACAGACTTTTAGAGATGAACGGAAGGTGGAACTGTGTTTTCTTACTAACAATTTATGCTTGGTGCCTTGGTGCCAAATACAAGGAATTTCTGGAATTATGTGTATTCGCAAAATCTGACAATGTTCAGGTAAGCATGCCAGACCCAGGAGcagaaaaaatttaatgaaataatcttaatatttattgatagaGACATCACTATTTTGTGCCTTTGTGCCAGACAGTGATGATAGACAGCCTCATGCTATTATTTTACATGAGTTCCTTGCTAGCAAACTAAAAGTACTTTCAAACAGTCTGTATCATTTTTAGATGTCCAGGATAAAAGGCATCTACTATGATGCttcaaaatttataattataaacatatatttacatatatgtatgtatgtatgtgtgtgtgtgtgtcaagttTACTTGGGAAAATATCCCAACATAAATTCAGCTCACTTATTGAGGTGTTCTGTTTGTCTGTGTCTTTTTTGGATAAGAGACACAAAATGAAGTTAACTGAATGATAATCTTCCTGCTCTCAAAAGTGTTTACAAACTTGACCTGACCATGATGCCCGAGTGTAGGGCTGCACAAGTTTATAGAGGCTATGGATGCAAATGTTTGGAAGAGAGTGTTGACGATGTAGAAAATACACCCAGGAGGACAGGTTTAGGTACTGAGATGATTTAGACAGGAGGAGAAAAGGATAAGGAACCGTGATGTACCAAAGGAGAGCAATAGAGTCAGCACTCAATTATCCTAGGGCATGATGTCACAAGGATGGTAATTCCTTGCAGTTCATCCACTATTTTCTATGTAAATGTATGGCATGTTCTCTAGCtagctttaaaaatagaattgtcaATGTCTTATGAGACAGAGAAAGTAGAGTCTGCCCTGGAATTAAGGGATAAACCTAGATGACATTTCAAGGTTCCCTTCCTACAccaataaaaaaacacaaaataaaacaccaGCATTACTCAACAGACCTGGTTACAATAAGAGTGAATTAAAATGCAGAAACATAATGCCATTCCTTACACAAACAACAGCTAGGCAAGCTATTTGATATTGTTCTAAGACAGTATGTGGTCAGCTGAAGCAATATGATAAATGTAAATCCTTTTCATAAATCAAAGTATAAGCTCACAAATTCTCGATACACATTGCTTCAAGAGGGGCTGCTctgatgaaattgaaaatgtctCCTCCATATGTGCAGGTTCAGACTTtgtaacatttaaagaaaatgtccTAAAAGATAAAGTTGGCATGTAAAAAGCATGGGCAGAGGAATCAGTAATGATCAGAGCAAAACAATTCTAGAAAGCATCTTAATTTTCATATGGCTCATTTGCATTTGAAACACTGAGAATCCCTATTCCTCTGGTACAAATATGTGTACCTATTAAATTACTTTCCACTTGAAAGAACTAAATGTTTGGAAGATGATCGAATTTTAACTGGAGGACTTGTTTTCTTCCATCAGGTGTGGGGGAGATGTGGCTTCCTGGTATGAGAGGCAACAGTTGATTCTAATAGCAgaacaagacaaaaataggaaagtaaattgaaaataatttctattgGTACAGTTTGATTTAAAGGTGGTACAACAAAAAGGATACATATGGTGCAAAGATGTCAAAAgacatcaattttaaaaattaaacagggTTACTTTTTCCAAAAATTGTGATTCTCTGATACTTGAAAATTAGTTTCTATGATTTATTCTAGGATTCTCAGAGATGTACTATGATTTATTTCAATAAACTCATTTATGAGTATCTAGTCAGGGTTTAAAAGATAGATGTCCACCAgctattaaacaataattccaaGAGTCTACATTCTACCCatctcaaatttttaattttggatattaattttaGGATATTGGCAGAACAGCAAAGATTTAAAACCTCTTTACTATCAACTTTAAACAATATTCAGTCTTAGGGAAATTGCTGGTTATCCACTCAGAGATATAGAAACTAAGATCTAGGTAGAAATTTGAACTTACAAAGTGAAACCACCCTGTATGAAAAGATCTTTctgaatttttagtttattttctgaTATGGTAAAATGTCTAGGAAAGAGGTGTGTGCTCAGAAAGAAAACCAGAACTTGAAAGACATCCCTGTGTTTCTCTTGGCCTTGCTCCCTATGGACTTCACCTGGTGGAGGGAGGCGGTTAGGCATGGTCTCGTGGTGAGGGCTCTGGTGGGGCTAGCACGTAGAGATGGGCAGGATGCAGATGGCTAAGCACGGAGAACATGACATCGTCTTTGTAAATGACATTCTCTAGGTGCATGCTGCTCTtggtgtttcttttccttctgttgtcttGGGTCTTTGGGAAGGCCTTCTGTAAAGTCCCTGATCTGTATCAGCTGGGCCACAAAGTATTAAAGAAAGGGTAGCACAGCTGTGAACTGGAGACTTAAAGGGAGAGCAGCATCTCCACCCACCTGGAGGTGAGCGTGGTAGAAAGTGGATCAGGGACCGAGATGCAGGATGGAGCAGGGCCGCCATCCACCCTCCCAGGACAAAGCTGGGGAAGCTGGTGAGATGTTTTTGAGGGGACAGTGTTTTTACACAAAATTCACACTGTATTTCAAATCGCTGCCTCAGGCTTATTTGAACAAACCCTAATTTTTTGGTTATTTAAGTAAACTGTATGGGGCTTAACTTGCAAACATGTAACTTGAACAGTTAAAGGTAAAATGACCTATGTAATacaaatttagatttttattttggataaagATTTTGGATACACAGATGTCATCTAAACATTTCATCTTATTGATTAGTTTGATCTTTCTCTCCCAACGAACTTCTATTTTAACTATTGAAAGAGACCACTTTCTTCCTTTATGGTAAAGATGCTAATGAGaagataaatgaacaaaaaagtaGATCAGAGGTGGAGGATTAAGCAAACGCAAAATGTGACAATTGTCAGTTtctgaaaaatgggaaattaCCATCTTGGCTTATTAATAAGCAATGTTCACCTACTTATTTATTtggataatatttattaagtacctttgATGTAACAGATATTgttttaggtgctggggatacaggtgaggggaaaaaaattcaaactcaaAGAAACCTACTTTCATGGAGTTTATGTTTTAACTTCAAAGTTTTGCAAGTAAATGGTAGTTGCCTAATAAGCTACAGAATCAGTGTTCGTCTTTATATTCACTGTATTATTCTACAATATTGGCACATTTTAGGAAGGGATTTGGTTCTCAGATATCTGAGTTTCAGCTCTTTGTATCTGCCCAGAGCTTGTCCTTGGCTTCCAGGAAAAGCCCAGGAAAGGCAGACTAAGGTGCCTGCCACGGGTGAAAAGACAGAAGAGTCAAGTTTCCTTTACTGGGCATCTGGAGGCTACAGAAGGTACCGGGATTCTTCCATAATGCTGGTCAAACTCAGTTCTGCTGTAATCGGGGCTTACTTGTTTGAAACTGTTGTGTTTTGGGTACATGACCTGGCAGGGGGGTTATCGAATCAGTGTAAGAAAAGAATTGTGCAATAACTTAAGTGCAATAACTTAAGATTTTGCGacaatctgtatattttcatagttttatggtttcatgacATCAATCACCAATATTTATTAGACAAACAAATACAACTAAACCAGTGCAAAGAGAAGATCTTGGTGCCCGCCTAGTCTCACTTTGAAAggtagagaaggaaaataaagaatcaTTTTTACAGCACTTTAACTTTTGAATGGAGGTACCTGCTGAcatcttctgtttcttccttcattacatgcttttcttttaatttggtcCTCTTGAAAAGGATCAAAGTAGGGGCTCTCCAGGAGTTGGGCACAGGTTAACCTGTCATCTGGATTCATCCTCAGACACTCCTATGGAAGACAGGAAGAGCAAAGAAGATATTAAAAGAGGAGCCTCTTTTGTTACTGTGCCCCAAAACTCTGAATAATAACTTGGTAGAGCAAATACGAGTTTAGAAAATCTTCAAGTCTGTATATTATCCAGTACTTGGAACTTGTTAATAACTGGAATTGCTCTTCTTTTGCCCTTTCAAAGTCTTTTGAGGGTAGATTTGATGAACATTCAATGTCTCGAGGGGGGTAAACGTAGGTCAGGTGCATTTCACCAGTGACATTGCTTTATCACTTGTCAAAGCAAATAGTTTGTAGGGCTCCACAAAATGTGGTCCCTAGGCCAGctacatcagcatcacctgggaacttgctagaaatacaaattctttgGTCCAACCCCAGGCCTACTGAATCAAAagcactgggggtggggcccagcaatctgtgtttaacAAGCCTTCAGGGTGAATCTAATACCTGTTCAAGTTTGAGAAGCCACCTGAGAATGGATTGGGCTTACAGGGCTTGACCTACCCTCCACCAACCCCTCGGGGGTTCTGCTAAATTGCAGGAGGGTCAGAACAACCTGTCCAGAACAAGGTTGGAGAATTAGACTTCCAGGACAGGGCCTGCAGAGTACTGGGTTAGGGCAAGTCAGAGCAGTGAGACAGGTAGAAGGCAGGTGAGGTCCAGTGGAGCAGTGGTAAGGGCAGTCTGAGAGCTCAGAGGTGTCGGCCTCCGAGTCTCAGGAGGACTCATACTGAAGGAATCCAGCACCCTGGATAGCACCTGGGTAGTGACCAGCACTAGCACAAAGGCTGGTCTACAAAGTTGACTCTAGGTCATCCAGATGGCTCTACTTTCTAGATCAGAAGAGTTTCAAACTGGGCTGCTTATCATAATCACCTAGGGGGAGGCTTAAAGATACAAATTCCAAGGTCCTATTCATAGAGATTCTGCTTCTGTAAATCTGAGGTTATTTATtggaatgtatatttttaaaaagctcattcTGATGAGTAGTCATTCTGATCAGTGGTATGGAAGTCATTGCTATAAATATAACTTAATTCGTTGTTAAAGATAGATACTCATACTAGTATCTCCATCCCTATACCACTAAAGGCTTTCAGCGTCCACACTGAATGGAAGAGGCACACTTTCTAGCATGGCCTCAGTTGGTCAAGCATGAATGGCATACTGGTCATAGATGAGTTTCTTCTGCTTTTTATTAGAATTTGTCCTTTGTTTGACTATCTCTTTTGGCCCTGGTACAGGGGCTATATTTGGTGTCTGCATGGTTCTGATTTTGCCTGATcttctactgatttttttaaaaagcaatttaaaattttagttaacCCAGTGTATCCAAAATGTTATCAGTTCaacatgtaatattttaaaaactattaatgaaatattttatattcttttttaaagtaattttcataGAAATATAGTACATTTCAATTCTAAtcagccatatttcaagtgcttaatagtAACATgtaactagtggctaccatattggacagcacagttctttttatttttaaaatttttattttatttatttatctatttttaacatctttattggagtataattgctttacaatggtgtgttagtttctgctttataatgaagTGAATACTTTGTTAGACAGGTATTGTAATAATCCTCTCTGACagaagctatacatatacatatatccccatatctcttccctctacaGCACAATTCTTGATCTTCAAACTTAAGGAGTACATTTATCCTCATAAATTTCCATAGTCTTTAATATACTGACTTAACAGTCAAATTTCCTAACGAATGCAGAAGAAGTATGGTCTTCATCACGGCAGACCTTAATTATACTCTTTCATCTTCTACTAATTTTAATGGATATGTTAGAAAGATTACTGTTTAAACCACTGATGTTCCTTTAACTGTAATTATTTTACAGTTCCTTAACTGTTTCAATGACTACATTTTTACCTTGGCATTATTTGCCCTACTGTCCACCCCTCCCAGAGTTACCAGCTTCAATCATTATGACTTGCAGTCAATAATGGTTATAATTGATGCTTAGGTACCTTCATGAAATTCAAAGCCACAGGATGAACATCTGAGAACTTTTCTTCAAGAGTTTcctaaaaaacaaagtaaagcaTTTAAATGTTACCTAACAACAAAGtaatggatattttaaatatattagcaTTAAGAATAGTTTGGAGAAAGATCCCCTAGTAGGttagattttgatttttttaaatcataattttaCACTACTGTGTAGTGTAATGGGAAAAACTGAAGCTATTAACTTCACAGTGTTTTGCAATTAGTGTTTGGTAAGTGTTCGTACTAAATGTCCCCTTCTGAAATCCTACAACAGTAACCTAATATCTACTTATAGGGATGCCTGATCTACTTACAGGGATGCTTTGAGCATTAATGAAAATACACTGAGCTGCATAATTAAGAGCACTACAGAAAGCAACAGAATGATGAACACAAAATTCAGAATAGTAAGGGGGGAAGGGAATGGGATTGAGGAAGAGTACATGGGCAGGGGGAAGCTTCCAAGTTAATGGCAATATTCTCCTTCCTTAACTAGGCAGCAGGTACATGTGAATTTGTTGTATTTTAGTCTTTAAATCAAACATGTTATATAAGTAATCTTTTGTAATTCAACCTCTAGACTTGTAATTCAACTTTTAaccttttattatatttgttaaaagccttaacaaatataataaaaaagaaatccagtaCATAAATAAAGTATTATACGAAATAAATTTAAGATGAACAGGGTGCTTAGAGAAGTTGGGACCACCTGAATCTGATGGTTCACAGGTGCCATAAATCATGACCTGGCTTTGCAGactctccccacctccaacaCAGCTGGAACGTGGCACACGCTTCCCCTGACCATCCTTTCATTCTATAGGCAGAATCTAGATCATACAGAGTTTTAAAGATCATAGCCCAAAGTTAGGTAACACAGACAGGAAATCAATGACTACAGAGAGTAAGAGGGTCAAGTAGTCATTGGTAGATTCCCAAAGAAAGGCAAAGACCACAGGAAGAGTATAGAGGTGATCACTGTggtttgcagttttgatttggaCACGAGGATCATTTTGTGGAATGACCTTCCATGTGGAAATATATGTTGTGAAGAAAtagtttctattgatttgagcttTGTTTCAGAAGCTGAAGAAAATagagaatgcatttttttttcaaaatagagaCAACTATGGTAAGTACTGtttatgagaaaagaaatatttcataattatttcagGGCAAGGTACCTGAGTGTTTTGATTAAAAGGATCACGGTATTTATGAAGGAACTAAGTATACTTTCACTTcaaatttaaaattgaattaatCTTTGAATAGATAGGGCAAGTAAACTTTTAAAGCATTCTCCTGGTTCATTTTATGTAGTTTTTACATAGTTTTTTTGACCTGTGTCAGTGTGTCATAAGGAAAACAGGAGCCCAAAGCACAAACACTAAAAAAGAAACTACCCCTATAAAGAAAGTAGCAACACAAATAAAACACCAGAATCGAGCAATTTACCATATCTTCTGGTTCAGGAATACTGATGCCATGGAAAAATCGGTTACTTTTAAAGATAGATTGATGTCTTGGGATTAGTTTTCCTGTAAAATACAAACCACATAACTCATGacaaatttactaaaaataacaTAATGCTTAAATGGTTAACTTCTGAGGTCCAGATGTGAAAGAAATACTGAGCCTGCCCATTCCCTCCAGATTTAGGAGGAATGGGTCACTGCAAAAACGTACCTTCTCAGGTAAGGTCAATGCTCCCAAGGAACTCTCTTTGCCACACATGGTTTGGTCTGCCATTCAGCCGCCACCAAAAGAGGAGGTAAGCAAGTGGTCTGGAGGGCTTTACGCATATGATCCCATTTAATCTCATAACCATCTCACAATCGttgctatttttcatttataCTGTCCCAGTCAGAGAATGAGGCTCAGAGGTTTGATCAGCTGTCTAAAGTCACACGGTCATTAGGTGACAGACCCAGGATTCAGACTCAGGTCTGTCTAACATCTGCCTAATGTAAATTTCCACAATCCTTGTAGGAAATCAATTAAACAGCATAAGCTTAAGGTGTGGCCTGTAGTGATACTCTACCCATTTTTCATGCTGTGGAATTCTCTAGCAGAATGTGTTGGGACCACACAGGGAAACAGCAGCAGTTCCCTTGCCCAGCAGCCATGCTGCCAGGAGAGCCTATGGGAAGGGATTAATAAATACCCATCACTTTGTTTGCATCCACACTGCTGGCGTAAAGCTGCAGCTAATCTTTTGGGTTATGTTCTCTTCCAACCAGGTGGAAGTAGACAAGTGCTGAGGACGCTGCATCGTGATGAAAGCTCATGAAAGAGGGCATTTGAGTCCATTCTTATTCTGCACTTAACTAGTTGTAGGACTTTAGGCCACTCATGGAAGCTCCCAGAgcgtcagtttcctcattggtaaaaacAGGCACAATGAAAAATGTTATAATGTCCTTAATGGGCCTTTCTTATGACTGAAAGAGATGGTGTGTGTGAAAGTAATTTGTAAATTCTTAAGTATAAAGAAGCAGATTTGAGGAGTTGCAACAGAGGCTGTAtagcctgcaaaacctaaaatatttaccatttggccctttatagaaaaagtttgctgacccctgtgctagaggaaaggggaaaaatcCTCTTTTACAGAGGATAGAAAGTGCATTTGAGTAAATATCTTTAGAGTAAGCTCTATGCAGCTCATACCCTTAGCCCTATCTTAGGCTGATAAGGAAAGTAAATGTATAGTTTATTCCACGGCTAATTGACTTGACTTGGAAAGGCATCTGAAAACTCCTCACTGACAGAAGTTATGGCTCTACACATTGAGAAAAGGGTTGGGCTTTGGCTACAACCCAGAACAGCCATCCTGAGTAGCACTTTGGAGATGAAAGAAAGGTCTTATTGTTCATTACAGTGACATACCACTACTATAACACTTTAGCAACTCTGTAAGCCATAAAATGCAACTTATACCCAGTGTTCTGATTATCAGATACAGTTGGTCCACATCTGATTTTCCAGGCCAGAGTGGCTGGCCTGTCAGGAGCTCTGCAAAAACACAACCGGTAGCCCATACGTCGACTGAAGAACCATAGTGGGTATCTCCCACAAGAAGTTCAGGAGCTCGGTACCATCTTGTAGCGACATAATCAGTGTAGGCATCTCCTGGAACTGCAAATGCATCAGTCAAATCAGGTGGGTCACATTCTCCCAAGAGGGGAACTGCTCCCAAGAGCAGTCAGGCATTCAAATCAGCTTCAGTAATTCTCAGAAGCCACGATACTCCTAACAGTTCATGCAGTGAGGCACTAATCGAGCAAACAGTACTCAGATAGTAAATTCACCTTCCccgtactatgtataaaatagataagtaatataCTGTCCAGTACAGGGAATTACACCcgttatcttgtaataacctataatggagtacaatctgcaaaaatactgaatccctacactgtacacctgaaactaacataatattgtaaatcaactatatacttcaatttaaaaaaattcaacttcCAAAGGTACCTTAGCTAGTTAACATCTATATAATCCCAAAAAGAGAGGACCGGGGCGAGGGGGTAGGGAGAATTTCTACAGTGTAACTTCAAATATAAACCAGCTTCCCAATGCATTGTCAAGTCACCTGTGTCTGGGTCCTATCAGGATACTGATTATGTGTATGCCCCCCGTGCAGTGTGTCTGTTGTTAATGCATGTTTTTGCCTGCTGCACAGCTCTAGATTCAAGGAGACATCATTATTTGTCCCCCTTTCCCTTGGTTCCTCCCTCTCTGGGATGACTTCTTTTTTCTCAGCACTGTCTGTGAATCCTCTCTGTCATTTTCTGTTTACTCTCCTAGTCTCATCAGCTCCATGAAGTTTTTCCCAACCACTCCAGACCACATTAATATCCCCCTCCAGGGAACCATCTGCCCTTTCGCTTTAGTACTTTATTGCCAGTCATCTTGtattattcttttgtttcttttacttcagATTATAAGTGCATGAAGACCAGAAATGCAtcttgtagttcttttcctttcctaGGGGGCAAAGTACAAAAATGTGACATCCAATAAATTGTAGTTGATTGGATGGAGGTGAAGTGTGAACTGATGTACTGACTAAAAGGTTACAGTGAAATTTCCCTTTTTGAATAATAACAATATAACAATCAGCATACATTCAGTATCTAAAGTAAGAATTTAAACTGTATCATTTCATAATCATCTGAATTGGATAAGTTAGTAAAAAATTGCTACTTACTCAGAATTCGTGCAAACCCAAAGTCACAGATCTTGATTATTCCTTGCTTAGTTATTAGAATATTTTCAGGTTTTACATCTCTGTGAATACactgtaagaaaatatttaattatttccccGAGTCATCAAGACAACGAAGCATAATGAACATTTAACTATTAGTTTAAATGATAAACAAAGCCTGTGAGATAAACACAAATAcggttttccttcatttttctaaaaactcaaattgccatttttttcatttgtaaatcttatcataccaaaagaaaaaaaaagttgctgtattaggaaagaaattaaaataattattggataggaaaactgaaaaaatttttttgagaagggagtatcatataattattttttccactttttactGAGCCCTATTTAAACAGTAAGAGGTAAAACCCTGAAtgagacaacaaggtcctacggtatagcacagagaactatatttaatatcctatgataaaccataatggaaaaggatataaaaaaagaatatatatatgtataacggagtcactctgttgtacagcagtaattaacacaaccttgtaaatcaataTGAGGtaaccctggggcttccctggtggcgcagtggttaggaatccgcctgccaatgcaggggacacgggttcgtgccctggtccgggaagatcccacatgccgcggagcggctaggcccgtgagccacaactactgagcctgcgcgtctggagcctgtgcttcgcaacaagagaggccgcgacagtgaaaggcctgcgcaccgcgatgaagagtggccccccgctcgccacaactagagaaagccctcgcacagaaacgaagacccaacacagccaaaaataaataaataaattaattaattaaaaaaaaaaaatgaggtaaccCTGAACGAGGTAACATTCAGAGTGCTTCTAATAAGAACGTCTGCTCCCCGAGAATCACAATGCAGGTTGCACAAATATTGCAGATTTGGGAAACTGTAAAAACATTTGAATGACAGCAAAAACAAAATTCATTAGAGTGACCATCTTATTTATCATCCAGCTCTATTAAGGATGTGTGAAAGGGAGCTCTATTAATTACTACACGAGGACAACAGCCCACAACTGTCCTGGTCAAGCTGGGATGTAACAGTTACCTATTAACAAGAGATATCAAATATTCGGCCTCAGGGGATGAGTATCCCCAACTAATCTGCAACCATTAACAGCTTTCTTGAAACATGACCACATGATGCTGTTGGAGTTGCCCCTGGGAGAGCGGGTCACCACCGGGAGGCATTCTCCCCTCAGAGTCCTCTATGTGTGGAGACCTTACAGCTTGCTGCAACACCCCAGGACCCTGAGTGAAGCAGGTTCTCCTTCCTGGATGTGAGAGGGCTAAGCTGGGGGTGTGGATGAAGGTGGGCTGAGTGAGCCCCACTCACTATTAGTCCAGAAATGGCTATTCCATGCTGTGGATGCCCCAGGAGAAAACAAGTCAGGCCCTATTCTTCAGAACGTTAGCTTTCCAGGTTATCCTCCCTCCAAACAAGCACATATATAGAAACGATGTTGCTCTTCTTGTACAACTCAGCCCTCATGCGGAGCTCTGAACTTTTCAGAGCACTTCCACATGAATTAGTTCATCCTTGCAACAATCCTGTGATTGCAGGTGGCTACCCACGGTCTCCGGATTAAGTACCACAACAATCAGCTCTTTCTGCCTCACTTCTCTGTTGTGCTGTCAGTCTCTTGAAGTATTCTTGTCAAATTgacaattttgaaataatttttttttttgcttctataaTAGCTATCTAAAAGGAGAAAATGTTGAACCTTAAATTCATTTTGGGTCACAAAAATGGCACTGGTACTAGAAGCTTGTTTGTGTTGTCTCAATTACATTGAGACATAATGAGACAGTGTGTCAACTGTCTCATAATTTGTACAACCAGCAGTTAGAAGAAACATTTTAAGGCCTCTTAAAAGTCCTAAGGCCttagatattaatttttaaaaatacattgttatAATATAAGCCAACATAGTTTTCATCCTACCTTTTAAAGCAACACATTTATGAAAACTGGATTAACACTTTGCATCATATTCAcctataataattagtgatttaaTAAGAATAGGTTATATCCCTCAGGTGAGTTTgcatcagattttaaaatttctgtactaTATGTGTCATGACCAAGTAAATGGACTTACATTGATACCTGCCTATTGGCCTATT
Coding sequences within it:
- the CDKL4 gene encoding cyclin-dependent kinase-like 4, which codes for MEKYEKLAKIGEGSYGVVFKCRNKTSGQVVAIKKFVESEDDPVVKKIALREIRMLKQLKHPNLVNLIEVFRRKRKMHLVFEYCDHTLLNELERNPNGLADGVIKSVLRQTLQALNFCHRHNCIHRDVKPENILITKQGIIKICDFGFARILIPGDAYTDYVATRWYRAPELLVGDTHYGSSVDVWATGCVFAELLTGQPLWPGKSDVDQLYLIIRTLGKLIPRHQSIFKSNRFFHGISIPEPEDMETLEEKFSDVHPVALNFMKECLRMNPDDRLTCAQLLESPYFDPFQEDQIKRKACNEGRNRRCQQNQLLPLIPGSHISPTPDGRKQVLQLKFDHLPNI